The following proteins are co-located in the Cryptococcus neoformans var. grubii H99 chromosome 1, complete sequence genome:
- a CDS encoding splicing factor 45 — translation MSLYGGIKFSTKNLEDEPEQRETPRPADTDAGSLPPSQSRQKQPAAFSSALKFAPRINKKPQKQPAPSAHVTALPLPLNPSTVEGTADIVRSAEPVLHSRSPAAQEENDAQLVFGPDGLPLAKAPAMTIGAKAKGGYRDRLGNDVSGEKKKKKKKRKNQQPLFPTFDPEEIYDPNRPNDLGEYQQYRKRAKEERRRKLMEAKRRRAEGLSSDESSYYTDSEEDIAPRRDAPKMFAPPKIYSPSATKFTLSEEPEAAATRLSESQPVFSRDHDDSQIDLSGPPPSGDDAYARRVAMTQQAPLHLQHPSQSGDDAYARRAAISQKPPPTTSFIPSPTPSSSAIPDAHPSSHLTQPPTTTSPPLPVVSNAQPEIPQAQAAASSSQDFQAMLEERKKAAEAIAAKFKALAGAVQPPPPPALASASSSAAQLQDVGGGTFAEKMMRKWGHVEGTGLGARGEGIVHALTTEHVAPVANLSQPLSKRALAKQKAAAANAKSRKWVQAPSARGRIVNENKDERAKEEKEKSEEGRVICLRGLVGSVEEIDEDLVNEIGEECSNYGIVERVVLHLVEPPPPEPEECLRVFVVFSGMAGAWRAIKELDGRFFGGRNIKATYFDETRFDKGDRDGPVL, via the exons ATGTCCCTCTACGGCGGCATCAAATTCTCCACAAAGAACCTGGAGGATGAGCCAGAGCAGCGGGAGACCCCCCGCCCGGCAGACACGGACGCTGGCTCCCTCCCCCCCTCCCAGTCCAGGCAGAAACAGCCCGCCGCATTCTCCTCCGCGCTCAAGTTCGCTCCCCGCATCAACAAGAAGCCGCAGAAACAGCCAGCTCCATCCGCACACGTCACCGCCCTCCCGCTCCCCCTCAATCCGAGCACCGTAGAAGGCACCGCAGATATCGTCCGCTCTGCTGAACCAGTCTTGCACTCTCGTTCCCCGGCagctcaagaagaaaatgatgCGCAGCTTGTATTCGGGCCAGACGGTCTGCCTCTTGCCAAGGCGCCGGCTATGACCATAGGTGCCAAGGCTAAAGGAGGATACAGGGACAGATTGGGCAACGATGTCTCTggtgaaaagaagaagaagaagaagaaa AGAAAGAATCAACAACCTCTTTTCCCCACGTTTGACCCTGAAGAGATATATGATCCCAATCGGCCCAATGACCTTGGTGAATATCAACAGTATCGGAAACGTgccaaggaagagaggaggaggaagctcATGGAGGCTAAGAGACGAAGGGCTGAAGGGTTGAGCAGTGATGAGAGCAGTTATTATACAGACAGCGAAGAGGATATCGCTCCAAGAAGGGATG CTCCCAAGATGTTTGCCCCTCCAAAGATCTATTCTCCTTCGGCCACAAAGTTTACTCTTTCTGAAGAACCCGAAGCTGCCGCTACTCGTCTGTCCGAATCGCAACCTGTATTTAGCCGTGACCACGATGATAGTCAGATCGACCTGTCAGGCCCACCGCCGTCGGGCGATGATGCTTATGCTAGACGGGTTGCCATGACGCAGCAAGCTCCCTTGCATCTACAGCATCCTTCACAATCAGGTGACGATGCATATGCAAGGAGGGCAGCCATATCCCAGAAACCGCCACCTACAACCTCATTCATTCCGAGTCCTacaccctcttcatccgctATACCAGATGCACACCCCTCTTCTCATTTGACTCAACCACCTACAACCACCTCACCACCTTTGCCCGTTGTATCGAACGCACAGCCCGAAATTCCACAGGCTCAGGCAGCCGCATCATCTAGTCAAGATTTCCAAGCTAtgttggaggagagaaaaaaggcTGCTGAAGCTATTGCTGCCAAATTCAAAGCTCTTGCCGGAGCGGTGCaacccccaccaccacctgcTCTCGCCTCGGCATCGTCCTCTGCAGCGCAGCTTCAGGATGT TGGTGGTGGGACATTTGCAGAGAAAA TGATGCGCAAATGGGGCCACGTCGAAGGCACAGGCTTAGGAGCTCGCGGTGAGGGTATTGTCCACGCTTTAACTACGGAACATGTTGCCCCAGTTGCGAATCTCTCTCAACCCCTATCCAAGCGGGCCCTTGCCAAACAaaaagcagcagcagccaaTGCCAAGTCCCGCAAATGGGTTCAAGCACCTTCTGCCCGTGGCAGGATCGTCAATGAGAATAAGGATGAACGtgcaaaggaagaaaaggagaaaagtgaggaagggagggtgATTTGCCTAAGGGGCCTCGTGGGTTCTGTAGAGGAAATTGACGAGGATTTGGTAAATgagattggagaagagtgtTCAAACTATGGGATCGTAGAGAGAGTAGTGCTTCACCTGGTAGAACCACCTCCACCAGAACCGGAGGAGTGTCTGCGCGTCTTTGTAGTGTTTTCCGGGATGGCGGGAGCATGGAGGGCAATCAAGGAACTGGATGGAAGATTTTTCGGGGGAAGAAATATT AAAGCCACATATTTCGACGAGACCAGATTTGACAAAGGCGATAGAGATGGCCCAGTGCTTTAA
- a CDS encoding Ras-like protein, translating to MSKAQFLREYKLVVVGGGGVGKSALTIQFIQSHFVDEYDPTIEDSYRKQCIIDEEVALLDVLDTAGQEEYGAMREQYMRTGEGFLLVYSITSRSSFEEVSTFHQQILRVKDKDYFPVVVVANKCDLEYERQVQPHEGRDLAKRFNAQCIETSAKQRVNVDEAFIAVVRAIRRYQKESGPPQAVNAPTKSQTGAVGGRAAEKDDHVDKGCCRGCVVL from the exons ATGTCCAAG GCTCAATTTTTGCGTGAATATAAGCTTGTCGTcgttggtggtggtg GTGTTGGGAAGTCTGCCTTGACGATCCAATTCATTCAATCACAT TTTGTCGATGA ATACGACCCTACCATTG AGGACTCTTACCGCAAACAATGTATTATCGATGAGGAAGTCGCTTTGTTGGACGTGTTGGACACCGCCGGTCAAGAAGAATACGGTGCTATGCGAGAACAATATATGAGGACAG GAGAGGGTTTCCTCCTTGTTTACTCCATTACTTCCAGAAGCTCTTTCGAAGAAGTATCTACATTCCATCAACAAATTTTGCGG GTTAAGGATAAGGACTACTTCCCAGTAGTCGTAGTAGCGAATAAATGTGATTTGGAGTACGAAAGGCAGGTCCAGCCGCATG AGGGGCGTGACTTGGCTAAAAGGTTCAATGCCCAATGTATCGAAACATCCGCCAAGCAACGGGTAAACGTGGACGAAGCCTTTATTGCCGTCGTACGAGCCATCAGAAGATACCAAAAG GAATCTGGTCCTCCTCAGGCTGTGAATGCTCCCACCAAATCTCAGACGGGCGCTGTCGGTGGTCGAGCAgctgaaaaggatgatCATGTCGATAAGGGATGCTGTAGAGGATGCGTCGTCCTCTAA
- a CDS encoding aminopeptidase, whose amino-acid sequence MPSLLLPLILHLLSSLTNTAAAAAVPPSSPALFVSSQPLAHDASSCLKASYYGTYGGAPEEQDHIYLPTAECLLTVLAVDAITSGSIVPLNDLMLGDGDRLVWVGRSGVSHIDSQVMPLIEESWNLISSRSRDIISESNFRGVGYGTQRVLQKAYELHHVRPITLVHRTEYSLLVNVPSSFLPIFDTLLPSHLVPVALPIAPLPISVSGWQSVPEKFAKHLANITEHLSFSPELDRILSEGISLNQIRRDVRWLTGEAPSGIESRHSFTSGAVKAAQWISSQVESTGADCSLQYFLFGFAPNVICHYPSTLNSTEHVIFSAHYDSRGSFGSTRAPGGDDDGSGSGHLLSLARAISNQGIVFEKVVTLAFFAGEEQGLLGSHAYAGYLNSQNATVLLQVQADMLGYHAPGEPLQLGLPKTIHLPEASYLIGNLSQLYSPELVVGKTAACCSDHQSFVTYGFPATQVFERNGPIVDPMYHNSGDISDREGYDFEQIVSIAKVTLSALLTVAGYKRVPV is encoded by the exons tctccttctgcccCTAATTTTGCACCTTCTGTCATCCCTCACCAACACCGCAGCTGCAGCGGCCGTCCCCCCATCTTCCCCAGCTCTCTTTGTTTCGTCTCAGCCCCTCGCGCACGATGCCTCAAGTTGCCTCAAAGCATCCTATTATGGCACATATGGAGGGGCACCAGAGGAGCAGGATCATATATATCTCCCTACCGCCGAGTGTCTCCTCACAGTGTTAGCCGTGGACGCTATCACATCGGGCTCCATCGTTCCATTGAATGATTTGATgcttggtgatggtgaCCGCCTGGTCTGGGTCGGTCGCTCTGGTGTGTCGCACATTGATAGTCAAGTCATGCCTCTCATAGAGGAAAGTTGGAACTTAATATCTAGCCGCTCGCGCGACATCATTTCGGAGAGTAATTTCAGAGGTGTGGGATATGGCACACAGCGTGTCCTCCAGAAGGCATACGAGCTGCATCACGTCCGTCCAATCACACTTGTCCATCGAACGGAATACTCGTTGCTTGTCAACgttccatcatctttcctGCCAATTTTTGACACTCTGCTTCCCTCTCATCTGGTCCCCGTTGCGCTGCCAATCGCCCCATTACCTATATCGGTTTCAGGATGGCAATCTGTCCCAGAGAAATTTGCCAAGCATCTTGCGAATATCACTGAGCATCTGAGCTTTTCACCCGAGTTAGACAGAATCTTGTCTGAAGGCATCAGCTTGAACCAGATAAGGAGAGACGTTAGGTGGCTGACCGGGGAGGCACCGAGCGGGATCGAGTCAAGGCACAGCTTCACTTCTGGGGCTGTTAAAGCCGCCCAATGGATATCAT CCCAGGTAGAAAGCACGGGCGCTGATTGCTCTTTACAGTATTTCCTTTTTGGTTTTGCTCCCAATGTCATCTGTCACTACCCATCCACTCTCAATTCCACAGAGCATGTCATATTCTCCGCCCATTATGATTCTCGCGGTTCTTTCGGCTCGACTCGAGCTCCTGgtggcgatgatgatggttcCGGCTCTGGTCATCTCTTAAGCCTTGCTCGCGCAATCAGTAATCAGGGGATTGTATTTGAGAAAGTAGTGACTCTTGCCTTTTTcgctggagaagagcaaggacTGCTCGGTAGTCACGCTTATGCGG GGTACTTAAATTCTCAAAACGCGACGGTTCTACTGCAAGTTCAAGCTGACATGCTCGGCTATCACGCC CCTGGCGAACCTCTGCAGCTGGGTTTACCAAAAAC CATACACCTTCCCGAAGCAAGCTATTTGATTGGTAACCTTTCCCAACTCTATTCTCCAGAGCTTGTTGTTGGGAAGACTGCAGCCTGCTGCTCCGATCACCAAAGCTTCGTTACCTACGGCTTTCCAGCTACGCAAGTTTTCGAGCGCAATGGTCCCATTGTGGACCCAATGTACCATAATTCCGGGGATATCTCTGATAGGGAGGGGTATGATTTTGAACAAATTGTATCTATCGCAAAGGTTACTTTGTCGGCATTGCTCACCGTGGCTGGGTATAAAAGAGTGCCAGTGTAG
- a CDS encoding zinc finger protein — protein MSSDKTNLFPTLSEVADRTGKGESAGLEQEGDDRQMQEIESLCMRCHENGTTRLLLTSIPYFKEIVVSSFRCDHCGHRDTEIQSAGEIQPKGVTYTVHLLTRADLDRQIVKSNWATITIPDIQLTIPPGRGQINTVEGIIRDTVRDLNISQPVRRVMDPETGKKIDELLEKLRASIDMEEEDEDDGGVGIDDDEKPVHHEPSNASSKEEKPFVPFSVIVDDPSGNSYFQFKGSQSDPQWNMRAYNRTFDQNVTLGLVARPEDISEEQPEGVPIVAADHKLSSVEEFESKRNKNAINRDDGTVVPDEIYSFPATCSSCGHQLETLMQQVNIPYFQNIIIMSSNCYACGYRDNEVKSGGSIAPKGKRITLKVEDEEDLSRDMLKSDTAGLSIPEIDLVLQPGTLGGRFTTLEGLLNEIYTELSTKVFRAGDSTTAGIGQADSNVGEDEAKFGDFLKGLKECMSAQRQFTLILDDPVSNSYLQNLYAPDPDPNMQIEVYDRTFEQNEELGLNDMVVEGYNKEAEGTA, from the exons ATGTCATCTGATAAAACCAACCTTTTCCCCACTTTAAGTGAGGTGGCGGACCGCACAGGGAAGGGTGAAAGTGCTGGTTTGGAgcaggagggagatgaCAGGCAGATGCAGGAGATTGAGAGTCTTTGTATGAGATGTCATGAAAAT GGCACGACCAGACTGCTCTTGACCAGCATTCCCTATTTCAAGGAAATAGTGGTCTCTTCTTTTAGATGCGATCATTGTGGTCACCGCGACACGGAGATTCAAAGTGCCGGAGAAATCCAGC CCAAAGGCGTCACTTACACTGTACACCTTCTCACACGCGCCGATCTCGACCGACAGATCGTCAAGTCTAATTGGGCTACAATTACCATTCCCGATATCCAGTTGACTATCCCTCCTGGTCGTGGTCAAATCAATACCGTTGAGGGCATTATTCGTGACACTGTACGAGATCTTAACATCAGCCAACCTGTCCGACGAGTCATGGACCCCGAGACGGGTAAAAAGATTGACGAGCTCCTTGAGAAGCTTAGAGCATCAATCGacatggaggaggaggatgaagacgatggaGGTGTTGGAattgatgacgatgagaaACCCGTACACCACGAGCCATCCAATGCTTCGTCTAAAGAAGAAAAACCTTTCGTTCCCTTCTCTGTGATTGTCGATGATCCGTCTGGCAATTCTTACTTCCAGTTTAAAGGGTCTCAATCAGATCCTCAATGGAACATGAGAGCTTACAACCGGACATTTGACCAGAATGTGACATTGGGTTTGGTCGCTCGACCTGAGGATATATCTGAGGAACAGCCTGAAGGCGTCCCGATTGTCGCTGCCGACCACAAACTGAGCAGTGTGGAGGAGTTTGAATCGAAAAGAAACAAGAATGCGATCAATCGGGATGACGGCACAGTTGTTCCGGACGAGATTTACAGCTTCCCCGCCACGTGTTCTTCATGTGGACACCAGCTTGAGACTCTCATGCAGCAGGTCAACATTCCTTACTTCCAA AATATCATCATTATGTCAAGCAATTGCTACGCATGTGGATACCGAGATAACGAAGTCAAGTCTGGTGGCTCGATCGCCCCTAAGGGTAAAAGGATTACTTTGAAGgttgaggacgaggaggatcTTAGTCGAGACATGTTGAAG TCTGATACCGCTGGTCTATCAATTCCTGAGATTGACCTGGTGCTTCAACCGGGTACTCTTGGCGGCCGTTTTACCACTCTTGAAGGTCTCCTCAATGAGATTTATACCGAACTCAGTACCAAAGTTTTCCGAGCTGGTGACTCTACTACCGCTGGTATCGGGCAAGCGGATTCGAACGTcggtgaagatgaagcaaAGTTTGGGGATTTCCTCAAAGGCTTGAAGGAGTGTATGTCGGCCCAAAGACAGTTCActctcatccttgacgATCCAGTGTCCAACTCCTATCTTCAAAACCTTTATGCTCCTGATCCTGACCCGAACATGCAAATCGAGGTGTACGATCGAACGTTTGAGCAAAATGAGGAACTTGGTCTTAACGATATGGTCGTGGAAGGGTACAATAAGGAAGCTGAGGGAACGGCATAA